The following DNA comes from Augochlora pura isolate Apur16 chromosome 6, APUR_v2.2.1, whole genome shotgun sequence.
ctatacaaaatattattatttattgaaaatttatcgcAAACATAATGAAAATACGGTTTCACCCGCTCCAGAACTACCATGTAACGTCGCGTTTTCGGTGGTTGCCGTCGGATCGATCGACTCCAGGTATCCGGGCAACCCTTTCGTGTTGTCGGTTATCCTTTCGAACGATTAGGTTTGTCAAAAAGTCATGCGGTACGCCAACGTCGGGACATCGTACGTATACAATCCaacgagaatttatttatttatttatttacatcaaTGAAACCATATTAGTACGTTTTACATTAGTTTCTCACATCGCCGTATTTCCCACAGATGGGTCAACTTCGGAAAAACTCGAGACTTTGCGTTTGTCGGAAGAGACGCCATGGTCACGGTCTCGGGCGTTTACGCGCGATTCTACGATTGGAATAGCGGAGCGACGCGAATCGAGAGGTTCGAGGGCCGCCAGAGAGGTGACGGTGCATCATGCGTCGCTGGACTATCGGTGGCACCGATCTTCTCCCTGGTGGAGAGAAAATCAAATCCCAGGATCACGATATTCGCGTACCCGTCGATACGAGAAGTGGCGAGATGCGCGAACAGCCAGGAGGCCAACGGGTACGCGTGCTGCGCGTTCGTTGGCACCGAATATCTGCTAGGCCAGACTATCTACCCCGATTTCCGAGTGATCTTGTGGCACTGGAGAACGGGCGAACGACTGGCAATAACCGATGCAGCGACCTTCGCGATGGATCCTGCTGCGGATCTGCACGCGACTTTCGCGTGAGTGCCTAATCGAACCGCGATCGAAATCGATTCTATTACTGTTCTGTGTAATGCCGAGGATCACCGCATATGATACCGCACCGCATTGGTGTCGATGTACCAGTTGATCAATTTCGATTCGATGCTGAATTGTGTCAAAGACGGAGGTCTGAAACAGAATCGGATTAAGAAATATccaagttattaataatatatagtaaaatgttAAAGGAACCCCGATACCTATAATAACTCGAATATGTTTGTAGATGCTCGTCGGATACGCCGCTGCTGATCGCGCGAAAGCTTTCGTCGGACGGTGCCGCGGCTACAAATCTGGCGATTTTCCTCATTTTAAGCTGCTCCAAGTTCGTGCGATTGTTTTCAATCGAGACGCTCGAGATCTCGGATCGCAAACCAGTTTCCGTTTGCTGGAGCTCCGACGGGACGCTACTCGTCTGCGACCGACTCGGTAATGTCGAGGCGATCGAGATTGACGAGGACGAGGCCCGACGCATCGGAACGGTGGTGCGATCTTCTGGCAAACCGGCGAGGAATCCCGTTCTCGTTGCTCATAGGGACGGCGTAATGCTCGTCGTCGTTGACGATCATCGAGACGTTCGCGCTACGGTACCAATCCGATTGTCGACCCTAACACATCGAGTCCAATGAACCGTGATCTAACGATAAGATgatttatagtttaatttcTTTGCTGACCGAAGCCATTCAGTTAACACTAGTAAAGGGTATATACATTAAGATAATATATGTAGAGATTAACTACAGTATCGAGAAGTTTACATGACCATACTTAACTTACGTGACCATACCGAGCTTAAAAGAGTCGCAGATTTTGGGATTCGTCAATACATTGTGTGATATAAACTATTACACTAAAGCAGGTCTTTCGCCAAAGCAGAAAATTTACACAAGATCTCTTAACGCGTCAAACCTCTGCGATCGTTCAACATTCAATGCGCTCCTCTTTTGCCAAAATCGCTCGTCTTCTTccggtctctctctatctctcttacacATATTCATCCTTTTcgctttcttttaataacacTCATACACATTCATACTCATTCGCCTCATTCTACAAACATTTGTCTCTACACACTCTCATTATACTACAATTGTCAAATAGATTCTGCAACGAATGTCGACAGTTTTTCAGAAGAACAACGGACCGAAACGAGTTGTGGCGACCAAGCTGGTCTATCTCGCTGCCGTCGTATCCAGGTCGGGCAGAGAGCGATCCACGAGGCGACAGGATCATCCTACTGGGAGAAGGCGGCGAGACGATCGCGATCATCGGCGAGACGCGGGATCGCGATCGTCCGCCGCGGCTCGAAACGCTGGCTAGAGacgacgtcgtcgacgcgacTGCGATCGCTCTGCTTCAGGGCTCGTATTTTGCGACTTTGTCCGATCGTCAACGCTGCCGGTTGCTGATCGTGAATGCCGTTACCGGGACAGTCGTCTGTCCGAAGAATCGTCGCCCGTCGTTGAATCATCACGGCCAAGGTTCGTGtagacgtcgacgacgacaatggcagaagaggaagaggaagagaaaagtGGACAAAGCGAGCAAAGAGTGGACAAAGACGGATCGCAGTCGTTTCGGTTTCAGTGACACGCATGGCCTCGCATTCTTCTTTGCCGATTCTGGCGACGTGCAGCGCGGTTGGTAATTGTCTGGTTGTCGACACCTCGGCGCCTTCCGCACCAAAAATCCTGGGCTGCGCTCATCTGCAGACGGAACCGTTGGACAGACTCAAGTTCTCGGAGGAGGGTAACTTGTTCGGAGTCGGATCGTCCGGAATAGGTAGATTGTTTCTCCTAGAACCAGTATCCATTGGCTCAACAGGTTTAAAGGTTGCGGCCGCGTTCGACGTGGGTCGTCAGGTAGGAACGTGACCGTGACACTTACCGATGCCGATAAAGTATCGGTGTTTTCCAagttattaattagtatttcgTATCGATACGACGATATCGACTTTATGGTCTCGAAATCAATTAGTTAAAAATAGCATTAACTAAACAAGTCTCCCTTATCTAAACTCTCCGATCGATGTAATCGAGATACCGTTTGTCTCAATTGGCAGGTGGTCGACTTCTTGATTTACACCACGGATTCGCTTTTCTCTCGCGAGGCAAAGGTGTTGGTTCTTGTTGGAGCGGACAAAAGACGTGCCGTAGCAGGTGGCACGATTGCGGTGTTCTCGTGTCCCCTGAACGGAGATTATTGCGAGACCGTAGGACCTCATCACGTGATAACCACACCGTTTCTCTACGAGAGCCTGTTCGATGAGGGGAAATCGGTGCTCGCGGTTCCGTACCTTTTTAACGAGCTGCATCGAATCGAATTCGAGGTAACAGAAAATTGGTTTTAAACCACGTACGTCGAATGCAGGGTCATTTTGACCTGCGAGCGATAAGACAGCTTGGAATGCGATAGCATTCTCTGCAAGGACAGCATTCGAGGGCAGTGTTAACACCAATTTCCAACACAAACTTCATTTCTATTCAAAATGACCTGCATTCGTCTACCGCGACCACCGGGAATCATTCATTTACCAAGGATCAATGCGTCGCATTTTTGTTCCgcattgtaaaaatgtatttactcgtatatacaaatgaaataagttaaaataaatgttatcaACAGGTTTCTCATTCTCTCCCACGTTTTCCTGTGTAGGCAGAATACCGAGAGGCTACATTGACCGACGTTGTCCCGTCGCTTCATCAAACGAGAAATCTCGGGATCGGTTTGCATCGTGGGACACGCGACCATGCTCTATTGCTCACGTGCGGTTACGACggatcgatcgtcgcgcgagaaAACACGTTGCGAGCTTTATTCGTATTCGTGGCTCATCACAGAAGCGAAGGCGGCACGCGGAGCGCCGTGGTTGTCGGCGACCTGATAGTTTCCCTCGGTCGGAACGGGGACTTGGTCGCGAACAGGTACATATTTCCCTATCTCGTATCGTCCCGTCTCATCATTGAATTTATCATCCTACCACCATCGCCGCggaatgtataaaaattggtaTTATTAAAGACTATAACTCTCTCCccaaattatcattattatcattattatgtatttgttGATTTCAGTTACATGTAACGGTTTGATCACGATTCTACGATCTCGTCCAATCTCGCTTAATTTAGACTCAACTTGTCATCTCTTGAACATTGTAGATTTCATACGTATGAATTACTGTGAGGtgttaaattatatgattCTCTAGTACAGACATCTTACACCACATCAACTTGAATACGAGCTTTGCAGACTTTCAGAATTGAAATGGAACGCTTTATAACTAGTATGATATTAATGATggttttgtataattttcatagaatttgtaatttctgtataaatttgaatatttctcttactattagttattattgtataataattccatGTAGAGTTCTTTTGTATTGTATACTGTACGAAGTTTTATTTTGATCGAATCAGGATGCCGGAAGCGATGGTTAAACGCGATGCACCGCGTTCGGCAACTCCGGATGACTCCATCCGAGGAATCGCGCATGAAAACGATCCCGATCCCATTCCTGATCGCACACCAAAAACTGAAAACGGGTCGACCACGGTCACGAATGAAGAAGACTTTTCGAGCGAAACATGGATAGAACGAAGTATTCGTAAACGAGACGTCGCCGAAAAACAACAAGCGCTCTCGGCGCGTCTCTCGATCCTCGAGGATCTAAACAGACTGAAGCAACGGGTAAGTACGTGTCCAGCTTGGTTTTGAGTGACCAACGTAAAACGTTTGTGATGGCAGGTAAAGGAGATGCTCGATTCGAACGAAGAAGAGACCCCGGCGGCGAGGCTTCCGATCCATTCGTTCGATCTCAATCTGGAAGCTCGAGCGCGCAAACTGGCAGATGCAAAATTAACTGAAGAGCGACTGTTGGAGACCGGTGAACAGCAAATCGAGCGATATGATCGGATCAGCCGATACATGCGGGAAAGATTCCTGGACCCTCTGCGCGTTCCGCCGAGCAGCGTCGCCTCCGTTTTGGGCGAGACAAAAGTAACCAACTATCCCCTCGGTGTAGTGGCTTCGAGAGACACGGATCTGCTGTCTTGGTGTCGGTTCTCTGAGGCGACCAGACAGGCGGTGTCGAGGTAAAGGCAGAGTTTGCTTTATCAAAGGCACAGAAAACATCTCTGTTCAAgttgttaatataaaacgaaTACCACTGCATTCATgatttaagaataaaattaaatttaaatatattcatttaagtACAATTGAAAAAGTATCAgacatataaaaatgacatttCGTGAGAAGATTCGTTTGCTTCCTCTACTAGCGTACCCTGCGTTTCAGGTTGGAGGCGGAACACGAACCGAAGCCGTCGGACCAGGGAAACCCGCCAAACCAGCCGAACCTGTTCGACTCGCGTCGCGGATACGTACAGGTTCGTGAGGCAAGCATCATAGCGAATGACAGCGAATACAACGCAAAAATCCGTTTCAACGAACTATTCGAGGAGGTCCGATCGATCAAACGGAAGGAGACAAAGGCGGCTATCGTGCTCGCCGAAGAAACGCGTCGATGCGTCTCTGAACTGATGCGAACGTTTCGCGTAGATGCGACTGATCGGCTGCCGGACGTTTCTCTGTGGCATCGGACCGTGGAAACGTCCCTCTTCGACGGCGATCAGATCGCACCTGTAAACAATGAGAACAAAGAGGACAAAGATGAAGGAGACGAGACAGCCTCCGACTTGGAAGATCACGTGTTTCGTAGGTCGACGCTTGAACATATGATGGATGGTGTGCTTGAAGTCGGGTAGGCCGggcgaattattattatcattattcaattcaattcaatttacttATAGATACGAGTAAATTTGTTAAGAGTTAATACAAGTAATAATCATCTATTTAGTGTTTGCGACACTGTATTGACACATTATTAAACGTTTTAGGCTGAAAGAGAAAGCGAAGCGAATCGTGACCGTGCCCGAGTGTCTTGTCAACAAAAGCGATCCGTCCAGTTACACGAGGGAGGATCTAGAGGCGATCGAGACTTATGAGAACAAGTTGCGAATGTTGGAAGCCGATCGCCTCGCGTACAGGTCGATGGTGGATGAGAATATCGAGCGAGCTACCGGTTCGTTCTCTGCGTCTTTGTCTCTTCGTCGTCGATGTTGTCGAATGTTGTGAAATCGATGTTGTGAAACTCTCCTTATTTTAGGAGAATTTtggagccgcgcgcgagcgttcgACGACCGATTGAACGCGCTGGCAGCGGAAAAGATTCGAATCGAGCGATCCTTGCTACTGGAGAGATTGACCGGAACATGGACGATTCTCTGGCACCGGCGTATCGGCGGACGAAGACGAGAGATTCGACTCGCGACCGAATCTTCGCTTGTCCCGGCGATcaagcgagcgcgcgcgctcgccgcggaGTGCGAGCTGTTCGAGGCTGGCCTGATCGAGCTGAGAAATCGATACGAGACGAAGCGCAAACGTGACAAGCTGCTCGAGGAGAAGTTTCGCACTGATTTCCTCGATTCGAAGCAGCCGATGGCGGCGGAACATCTGCTCCGGCATTATCGGAAACGTCCGAGGACCGCGTTGACAGCCGCCTGTGGAACATCGCCTGTGTTCCTTCGCGAGCTTGCAGATCGTGTCCTCGATTCGACACCGAACCAATCGGAGTTGCTGCCGCGGGACTGGCTGGCCTATCTGCGCGGCTTGCGCGATTTGGACGCGACACCGGAAGGTGGTCTTCCTTTCAGGATAGAGTACGACCAGTGGCGGGAAGCGTGCAACCTCCGAAGACTCAAAATCGAAGCGGAGATAAAGGTGAACGTAATTTTCACTTAGGACAAAATTAATGATTACATTCGTATCGGTAATTTTGTTcccattaattaaataaataaatctgttcAGGTGAGAAGCTGCGCGATCGAGCTGGCGGAAGCAGAACAGAGCCTCGCGTTCTATCGAAAGGCTTGTtctagcgcgcgcgcgacccaaGGTCGTCGCAAGGAGGCCATCCTTAAGCTCGAGAAGGCTATGACCGAGCTGATGGAGGACCAAGAGGTTCGACTGGTGCTCAAGACCGGGCAGCTACGGCAACAACCTCGCGGCGATTCTACTTACGAATGGTCGGAATCGATACTGATCCCCCGTCAAGAACTCGACCTGGTCGCCGAGGCTGTCGCGGCGGCCGGCCAACGAAAGCTCGCCGAATTGCGGCGACTGGTCAATCTGCAGAGGGCTCGATCCCGGGAAGAATGGCGACAGGCGTGCCTGCAAAAAACAATGGAGGATCTACGAGCGAGTTTGATCGATCTGACCAACGTCAAGGTACGATTCAGAATCGAATCGCCCGTCCAAAATTGTGTTACCTTAGACTgactttttcttcgttcgcaGACGAGGAAGCTGGAAAGAGCA
Coding sequences within:
- the LOC144470963 gene encoding cilia- and flagella-associated protein 43; translation: MRYANVGTSWVNFGKTRDFAFVGRDAMVTVSGVYARFYDWNSGATRIERFEGRQRGDGASCVAGLSVAPIFSLVERKSNPRITIFAYPSIREVARCANSQEANGYACCAFVGTEYLLGQTIYPDFRVILWHWRTGERLAITDAATFAMDPAADLHATFACSSDTPLLIARKLSSDGAAATNLAIFLILSCSKFVRLFSIETLEISDRKPVSVCWSSDGTLLVCDRLGNVEAIEIDEDEARRIGTVVRSSGKPARNPVLVAHRDGVMLVVVDDHRDVRATFFRRTTDRNELWRPSWSISLPSYPGRAESDPRGDRIILLGEGGETIAIIGETRDRDRPPRLETLARDDVVDATAIALLQGSYFATLSDRQRCRLLIVNAVTGTVVCPKNRRPSLNHHGQVTRMASHSSLPILATCSAVGNCLVVDTSAPSAPKILGCAHLQTEPLDRLKFSEEGNLFGVGSSGIGRLFLLEPVSIGSTGLKVAAAFDVGRQVVDFLIYTTDSLFSREAKVLVLVGADKRRAVAGGTIAVFSCPLNGDYCETVGPHHVITTPFLYESLFDEGKSVLAVPYLFNELHRIEFEAEYREATLTDVVPSLHQTRNLGIGLHRGTRDHALLLTCGYDGSIVARENTLRALFVFVAHHRSEGGTRSAVVVGDLIVSLGRNGDLVANRMPEAMVKRDAPRSATPDDSIRGIAHENDPDPIPDRTPKTENGSTTVTNEEDFSSETWIERSIRKRDVAEKQQALSARLSILEDLNRLKQRVKEMLDSNEEETPAARLPIHSFDLNLEARARKLADAKLTEERLLETGEQQIERYDRISRYMRERFLDPLRVPPSSVASVLGETKVTNYPLGVVASRDTDLLSWCRFSEATRQAVSRLEAEHEPKPSDQGNPPNQPNLFDSRRGYVQVREASIIANDSEYNAKIRFNELFEEVRSIKRKETKAAIVLAEETRRCVSELMRTFRVDATDRLPDVSLWHRTVETSLFDGDQIAPVNNENKEDKDEGDETASDLEDHVFRRSTLEHMMDGVLEVGLKEKAKRIVTVPECLVNKSDPSSYTREDLEAIETYENKLRMLEADRLAYRSMVDENIERATGEFWSRARAFDDRLNALAAEKIRIERSLLLERLTGTWTILWHRRIGGRRREIRLATESSLVPAIKRARALAAECELFEAGLIELRNRYETKRKRDKLLEEKFRTDFLDSKQPMAAEHLLRHYRKRPRTALTAACGTSPVFLRELADRVLDSTPNQSELLPRDWLAYLRGLRDLDATPEGGLPFRIEYDQWREACNLRRLKIEAEIKVRSCAIELAEAEQSLAFYRKACSSARATQGRRKEAILKLEKAMTELMEDQEVRLVLKTGQLRQQPRGDSTYEWSESILIPRQELDLVAEAVAAAGQRKLAELRRLVNLQRARSREEWRQACLQKTMEDLRASLIDLTNVKTRKLERAGLAEPSKIGTEELSSTKLSFRQLEDTARKERGRSQRISDETRSWHRRNTKLKHRVRETEAETDQLTVATRDPSRLRAVAFREKRMRAVTTKAKLARRIRSNFEELLTLESRLEISKLRTYPTLRLKM